In Phaseolus vulgaris cultivar G19833 chromosome 7, P. vulgaris v2.0, whole genome shotgun sequence, the genomic stretch TCTAATTGGGTGTTTGTTTCGCAAGAGTATCTTGGTCACCGTTAGAAGAGCGGGAGTGAGCCACTAGGTGTGACGGATTGTGATTGTTTGAGCAAAGATTTGGGAGGTATGTCATGgattcctttcttctctttcctaACCATCAAGAAGTTTCTTTTGACTTATTTTGATCGAGGAAAGGGGAAAGGGGTCCATAACTATTTTGATGAGCTTCCACATGAGCCATGTGATTATGAAGGAGCAAAAGTAGTTGGACTTgcattacaagaaaaattgtTATTACCTACTGataattacatacaaatttagaTCTCTATATAAATTAGGATTTATATACGAATTACAATTCATAGGTtaatgtaccgtcccgtccccgggcgttgaccaaagtcaaagtcaaagtcagaCATAAGGTGGGACCCATCCAGGGAGCCCAGGgaggaaagtcaacaggttgaccgcttaaggcgtctccaggatgaggcgtcgccaggtgtaggcgtcgctaggatgaggcgtcgccaggttaaggcatcgACGGTGTCACCCCCTGATACCCACGgataggaaagaccgtggagggagcGACACCACGAGGGGCCTCAGTACCTCAGAGCAGTAAGAGacaggtggcttcaaggccatattcccagtactagtgaggagtaacctgacttgtgaagtacccacgccacctttGGGAGACTCCTGagatagatacgacccaggagagggccacgcccaggggcgaaccatgtgcgtagtacgagagaaaggtagatacactctcAGGGCAAGTGAccagaggttggggcgcataagttagcacccagaaagtcaccccttgcgccagatgcacttcaagaaaggaggacttacacgatggattatccctaagttgggttacggcgctgcaaggccctccacgtagaatagcgatcaagtcagaagaacacatggCAGTAAGCATTGAAACGTCAAGGTATATAAGTTtccctgaaagtttgctaaggtacgtttttattcagtttacgtttcaaacgctttaaagcactttaaaagctttaaatgctttgaacgttttaaacgcgttgaacgtttttaaacgccttaaatgcgctttaagacgctttaaatgcactttaagacgTTTTGAATGCTTTAGACGTTCAAAAGAGGCTTTAGATGTTTGAGACGGGGATCCAGACTCAGTTTtacacacactctagttgcttgctcgcgaacccactgtacgcacaggcaaTTAGGGAGAAATCAGTTACTCGGttattttaccaccttcagagcattcatTCACGATGCtctgatacggaggtgtgtctttgatgtttctcgcttgttgacttgatcgtcggagtgaaaatggccgcgagggcgcccctttgttcacttctttcaggtactcacggcggTGAAGGGTGGAGATTTGGAGCAAAGACGAGGGAGTCCTTGATACGCGATTCTTAGCTACGCACGAAGCATAATCCGATCAGCCGGCGGGAACAGTAAAATAGAGTAATCTACGACTTTGTTTGTGCATAACAATAAAATAGCTTGACTTTGTCCGTACATAAAGTAGCTTGACAACAGTAATTTAAGGTAAACTCTATACATAATTTTGACATTCGTAGGTAATAATAATTGGATTGTAGGTAAATAAAGTCATCTGTTACCTAATGATTTCCaaacatattataataataacaccaataatgatattaatatgattaataataatattcatggTACTTATCTAATGGACCTAATTTCGACTTGAATAGGCCTTGATTTGGAGTCAAAAACTCAATTAAAGAGGTAAAAAAAGAGTCTACATGTTCACCTACAAGGCCACATGACCCAATCAACAAATGGAGGAGCATTGAAGCTTATAAACACTTGAAAAATCAAAGAATTGAACAATGTGGGACTTGCTTTACAAAATTAGTCCCACATTCCTCAGTGAATGAAGTGTTTTGAGTATCTCCTTTTATAAATAGAGGTCTACCCCCTCCTTGTGTTCTTGCTTTTCCAAATCACTTAAAAATGGAAGTATTCTTCTTGGTGGTCTTGAAGGAGGTCTTTCAgagataagtttttttttcttgtcttAATTTTCGTCTTGTTCATCTTTACTTTTCTTTAGGGTAGTTTTATATCAATACTTCTCCATGCTTAATTTGTTCAATTgcttcactacaagaaaataaattaatagaaattaattttaaaaataaaaagtaattaattgttatattaactaaattaaatactattttaaagacttaaaaaattattagtatctaaattagtttttattattgataaaagtttctaaattggtatataattagttatcaaagttttagctaccaactttaaaatttaaataattggtagctaaaattttggtagctaattaaataccaattagaatctgtttattaataatagaaactaatttacataccaacaatttttttagtctctaaaatagcaactaattattttttgtctctaaaattgatttctattgaatgattttctagtaattattttcttcattcttgaATAAATGATTAGGATTTCCTATTGCATGTTCTAGTCATTTAGATGTCATAAATTCTTAAAAGTTGTCCCATTTTTTTGCTTTACACAAAATTCCTCTCAAAAACaacttttttgttgttgtttaagTTCTTTTGCTTTTagttaataagaaaaataaataaataaatccataaaAACCTGCAGTAAAATCATGTCATTCCATGCCATATATCTGGAGTTTGTAAAGTTGAATTTCTCTCATTAACATGGTACATGCATCTGTAGTTGAAGGAGAGTGAAAATTTGATCTTGTTTATGAGTTGTGTTCAAAATTTGGAGtatatgaaaataacaaaatcaagaaaaaaaattatgaatctGAAAAAGAAATATAGTGAAGGccaaaagttgaaaaaaaaaatatctataacAACTCACATTCACTCAAAGATGCTTGAAACAACACAACCGGCTGGTAGAAACTagaagttgatttttttttcaaaaatgtttttcatacaCACAAATCTAATTACTAAACAACTAACTATACATACTTAAaaaatcagaattatttattaGATGTACTACAGCTTGATAGGGATCTTAAGTTAAAACTGTCAAATAGCtaataaattttcaattcttaatttataattaagttttaaagtaacttaaaaaaaattcctcTCACATAAACAAGTTGATATAAATGATTTGAAATTTGCTaagtaattttaaattcaattatttaGCTTGAGTAAGTATGCAAGTGTACATTCATAAAATTATATcataaaaattcatatatatatcataaaaatttaaagaaattaattaaacactacaagaaaaacataaaatagaaactaattttagagacaaaaaataattagttgttatagtaactaaagtagaaaccattttagaaactaaaaaaaaaaattggttcctaaattaatttttattattgttaaatggtttttaaattggtatctaattagcaaccaaggttttaactaccaattatttagtttttaaatttggtagcaaaaactttggttgctaattagataccaatgtagaaaccatttaacattaatggaaactaatttagaaaccaatattatttagtttctaatttagttaattaattattttctgtcACTAAAGCACAACAGTTGTATGATTATTTTTTCATCGTCATTCAGTAATAAATTGTCATTtctattttttgtaattaattttaacttacatctaaagtttttattaaatattaatagtataattgtTTTGAGAGtgctaacaaaaaaaaaacactctaacaaattaattttaataaaataaaaaagatatctGAAAAACAATATGTTATTATCAACAAATATATTAGTCTAATTGATAAGAAATAAACGGTGGATGTAAAAATGTTATTGGTAGATACATGTACTTACTGTTGAGTTCCTTGCTTGACCTTATTTTTCAtatgtaaaattaatatattgcTAACTTTTCTCAAAATCTTTATATCAGTCCTATCTGAAAATTAAaccaataatttaaaagttaacaatgagttgtataagggttgaacacttctttcaatttttaattcatttatgtTTATGATTAGAATTTAGGGGTTTGACATAATCCCACgttttttttatgaaacacCGGTGGTTGATTTTTGTGTCATTTATAAGTATTGTTGTTAGTATTTGTTGCTCTGTTATCCTAAAGTCTATCACACACACATGGATCCTTTCTATGTGTCTTTTACTCATCAAGTATACATACCCAAATagattttaaaaagtaattttgttttctttcttagCACCAGAATCCTGGAGGGGTGTCCAAAATAACACAACTAACAAACCACAACACACCCTCAGCCTAATCATTCACAAACCTCATAGCTAGCTACAACTGTCTGGTAGACCAACCAGTCAAAACCATACATTTTCTTGAGTTTCAAAACcctatttctctctctctctctctctatctctctctttCTGATCATTAACCAACAAACGTTCCTAGATCTTCTCCTTACAGAGATATCGTAATTCTTGGATCGCCCGCGTATCCACCTCAAAGTCATACACCTTTTTAAAGATCTCTTTCTCTCCAATACGCAACACACACATCCATCTGCATTTCTTGACCTTCTCTTCTCCCTTTCGAACTCCCTCTTACCTTATTGTCTCCCTTCCTTTCATTCCGAATAACTTAATGCTTTGATTTTCGGCTCAGATCCCACTCTTTTTTCATTGCCTATTAACTTCTCATCAAAACCAAGaacccttttttttttttttttcctttttctcacCTTTTTCCCACTTTTGGGTAAGTTTTTTGAAGCAAGGTAGACATGGTTCCACAGAAGTAACCAAAAAGCCTGCTGTTCCAAAACCCTGTTGGGAACAATGGCTGCACCACTAGGCAATAGGCTCCAAAGCATGTTGCAGGCTGCGGTGCAATCTGTTCACTGGACTTATAGCCTCTTCTGGCAACTTTGTCCACAACAAGTGTACGTGGTTATTAATTCACTTTGTCCACACTAATTGTCCCATATGATATATAATGACTAATAGTCTTCTAATTAATGTTTCTCAATCTCTCTAACCGACACATGTGCGTGTTTGTAAGTAGTGTGCCactaaattataatttgttattttaaggTCATGTGTTATATGTTAATTATGTTGGTTTAGGATTCTGGTTTGGGGTGATGGGTACTACAATGGGGCAATCAAGACTAGGAAGACGGTGCAACCAATGGAGGTGAGTGCTGAGGAGGCATCTCTTCAAAGAAGCCAGCAACTTAGAGAACTCTATGAATCATTGTCTGCCGGAGAGACAAATCCACCAACTCGCCGGCCTTGCGCCGCCTTGTCACCAGAGGACCTAACAGAATCCGAATGGTTCTATTTGATGTGTGTCTCATTCTCCTTTCCTCCTGGTGTTGGGTAAGTCATGTTTCATTATTTCTCATAAAGCTCTCTTTATGTCTTTACATAGAAATCTAATAACTTTAACTTTATCAGTTCTTTAAGACTCTTTTTAAATGTTGAACTATATTTGATCTGGTGAATTTTTACTATCTGATAGGCCATTTTCTACATATGTATAGTTTCAGTTCAAAATTTGAGTTAATTACCTTTTGAAGATAAGTGGAACGGTAGCTTTAGTAAAGGGTGAGGAGAAATATTAGAGTCCCTTAGTaaaagagagagggagagactAGCTACTGTGACTTGTGAATTTAAATGCAACGATAGCAGCTGCAAAAATTTAATAACTTTCCATTTCTGCTAACTTGGCTTTTGAAAACAAGTGCCTTCCTTACTTTGTTTAGAGAAAATTAAAGATGTTAAATCCTTTTCTCATAAAGAGGTTATGCTAGAGGCTTTCAATGAAGCATCAATGCAACTTCCCTCACCTAGAAGTGCATTTTGGTGAGGCATGAAGGCAAGCCCAGAGGCTTCTGTGAGTGTAGTTTAAATGCAATCTGAGTAGCTTCGAATTTATGAAGTGTCAGTAAAAAAGGTATATAACAAGCTTTCTTTGATTCCCTCTCTAATATTGTAcagatatttattaaataagttgcAAAACTCGTGTCATTTTATGAATGATTACACATTTGAGTCGAAAAAGAAGTGTTTATTGAAAATATTGTATTAAAGAGATGCTGCTCAGTTCGGATTCTAAACTGAAAggaatttgatattttttgtgGAAAAAGAGAAGAGACGGTAAAACTTGCGCAATTTCACTTTTTTGTTGGAAGTGTTTCACGTATGGTATCATTTGTCTCTACGTACCAAAAGGTGGTTGAGGGACTTTATTTCTTCTTCCTATTCGGAGGTTTCTCAGATTCTGCTTTCAGGAGTAAATGAAGCACAGTTAGATTACGTAAATTTGTCAAACTGACAGCATTGATATTGAGAGTTATGTTAGAATGTGTTGGGGAATATATTCGGAGCATTCTGTCAAAAAAGAATTTGCTGAGCTGGTCAATATTTAGTTGCGCATTATATGCTTGAATAGGACTGCTGCTAGAGGGAATTGCCTATTTTGAGAAACCAGACAAATTAAAGCGTTCAAATTTAAAGCGATATAGCTGCAAAAAGTTTCCACTGTTGCTAGCATCCTGCATTTGGAACTTTTTTGCAATCACACCtccatcttccttttcttcttcctccgCCAGGATCAAACTTTTTCCACCATCATATTTTCATTTTGGAAAATAAATTACTAGGAATCCGTGTTTGAGTGATACATGTATACCTTCCTAGTTTCTCCTAAATTGCTAATACCATTTTCTCTATCATCAAACGGATATATAACATCAATTGCTCCCTATATAACAGATGGATGCATGCTCCTATCAAATGTTGCAGTAAACTATTTAGTTCTCAATTATGTAAAAGATAGGGTGTGAATTTAGGCTGGTCTACATTCACACACACAAAGCTATCATCCCTttgcttttatatatatatattttctgtaAGAGACACTATGGTGGGGAGAAGGACAAATAAAAAGTTCAATAGAGCTGAGTGGAGCAGGACTATATTAGGAATCTAATAATAATGCACTAATGTTAAAGGCATATAAGATTTTGTGCGATTACGATTATTTCATGTTAGAAAGAAATATGACAATGTTGTGTTTGTTATAAGAGAgaaagatataaaattaaattatggaactatatataaataattgtagATCTTTCTATATATAACTGTTTTTGTATCTTTCTCTAATATGTAGGACATTATTATGTTTGCTTTTAACATATCAGGATCTTCATCTGTCTGTATGAAGCAAATGATTATTTGTGACTATTGTTTAGATTCTCTACAATTATGGGAATCTTAGTAACATAAATTGAATGATTTCTCGTTATtggtttattataaaatatatcaatttaattGTTTCAATAAGTATAGTATTGCTGACATTGCAAAAGTAAATCATaggataaaaaaatcaataataaattaagaGTGAAATTTACAATTAACTACTCAGGTTACAATAATCTGCAAACGTGTTGTATTCCTAGATTAACGTATTTTTTAATTACCTTGTAGTGGTATAATAATTGAAGTATGGAATTTGcaaaaaaaatgattattttttaatttattttttttgtatttgacACATATTACTGAACTGCACTATAAGGTTGCCTGGAAAGGCATATGCTAGGAGGCAGCATGTTTGGCTCACTGGTGCAAACGAGGTGGACAGCAAAACATTTTCACGAGCTATTCTAGCCAAGGTGCTTCTTCTATGTACCAAAcagttaatataaaatttttagACAAATGCTATTAAAAGTAGAAAGTATCCAAAGAAAAGAgtttattacattaaaaaatataaaatattactatattaaattaaattctaatCAATTTCCATAAACATTAACCTTACTTTTTTTAACTGGGAAAAGCTTACATTTTTTCTACAGCATCGATGAAGGGGAGTGCAGAATATAATATAGGAAAGCTAACAAGGATAATAATGCAGAACATAAACATACATGCCTTCAAAGTTTATGTATGTATTATGTATGTCTAACGATTTTCTTAGTCGCTGATTTAATTTAAACAACCTGATAATTTCACACTTACTGTACTCGTGCTGTGCTTTTTCAGTTACATTTacttaattttttgaaatattaactCCATAATTATAAAATCGATTGTTGAATGCTTGTTTTTTAGTGTATTATACTCTAAAAGAAACTTTATTCATTTTGGATATAAAGAAAGTTACACGAGTTGCTTTTGGTTTTGAATTTATTGAATAACATGAAGGGTGATTTATTAATTTACTAACTACCTTGTGTTTTCCTCTGGTTTCTGGTTGCAAAATTTTCCACGATCCTAGAGTGCTCGAATACAGGTAACCATTctttttctatctttctttctcATTGTGTACTTCTGCATCTAAATGCATTGAAGTCcaataaaaaacagaaaaagagaGGAAAATTAAAGTGAAtaagaatatataaatataataaaatatgatggGTTTGTCATTTGTAACATACAGACAGTGGTGTGCATTCCTTTATTGGACGGAGTGGTTGAGTTCGGTACAACGGATAAGGTAACTAACCAATCTTCACTCCCTCCTAAACTAACAAATCACTCTTAACGTAACAACCTTTGTCTTCGATATCTTCATTTGTTTGCTTAGGTTCAAGAAGACCTTAACTTCATTCACCACGTGAAGACATTCTTCACAGACCACCACCACCCTCTGCCGCCCAAGCCCGCCCTGTCCGAGCACTCAACCTCCAACCCCATCTCCTCCTCCGACCACAACCCCGCCGTCATGTACACCGTCGCAGACCCACCCAATCCTACCCAAAACGACGAGATGGAcgaagaggaggaggaagaggacgaagaggaggaggaggaggaggaggaagaggaggaggCGGAGTCCGCCTCTGAGGAAGAAACCGGAGGCCGAATTCCCGGGCAGGTCACGACGCCGGAGATGGAGGACGTCACGGGGGCGGAGCCGAGCGAGCTGATGCAGCTGGAGATGCCGGAGGATATCCGGGTCGGGTCTCCAAACGACGGATCGAACAACTTGGACTCGGACTTCCATTTGCTGGCGGTGAGTCAAGGAGGGAGCGCGGCGGGGCAAGCTGAGTCGACCCTGAGATGGGGCCCGAGTCAAGAGGCATTACAAGTTCAACTACCAGCTTCAGGTAAACCGGTAGTTATTTAGTCCTGCAGAAACAGTGATGCATAGATATGAATGATAAAAGGCTTGATATAGCATTACAACGGCCACTCACCAAACATTCAACacctaaaataaaatacatgcTAAGTTCAATAAGTTTGTAACACAACAACATAAACATAGTGTGGACCACGTTAGGAGCTCaccaagaaaaaaaagatattaattaGGTAGTTATgagttattattaattaaaggATCTAGAGCTATAATAGTTTGTTTGTCACTAGCTAGCTAGGGCATGTGGTCCTTATCCTAAAAGATTTATTGTCTAAAGCATTTAGGGAGGGTCCCCGGGTCCTCCCCAAAAGTCTAAACTACCAAATTGGTTTTGAATGCTGACGCATGAAAGTAGTGATCCCACAGTATATATGTACGTAAACAAACACCGTGATCCCCATGCAAATATGTCACAATAAAGACCCTTGTCCATGTACACACTACAAAACGAAAATATGACTGCTACAACTGAAAGAAAAGCGAAAGTTTATGCATAGTCAAAAAAAGAAGACAAAAATAGTATACGGTGCATTCAAAGTAAATAAAACACCCAACAAGTACCATAATTAAAGCTATCGTTTTATTCAACCATTATTAATGCATTTGGACAGTAATTTCTTACTGGTAAACTAAATACCATATATCATCATTTTATACTCATCACTAGTTATctacctctctctctctctctcttacaTTATTTTTAGGACTAGTTACTGTCAATACGATAAACTATAACAGTATAGACTACAATAGAACAATACAAGATGTTGATAATAATGATAACCATGACACACACATTAATTAAtgatcataataaataaatatggtgttcataatttaataataataatgatgattgTTATGAGGAGTGGTCGAGTTTAATGGCGTTTGAAGAGGTTTGGCCCCcaatttattttacatacatataaaattgtatttctttttatttattttcattcatGAATCTagaagaattttatttttatttttttcgttttgaaattttaagatataactatttatttttaattaattatctatCTTTAGAGAGAAAATGagaatattgaaattgttatAATCATAATAGTAACAAGAGATAatgcataatatatatatagagagagagagagagatgccTAGGTAATATTACTACTTGTTAAATAGTAATGGTTTGAGAGTATTCTGTAGGAGTCGGGAAAAAATTATGAGTGAAAATAGACTGAatgagtaaaaaaaaagttaaaagtatCTTATTGAAGATAAATAGAgatgaaattaataaaatcacaaaaataaataaaatttaatacagAAAATctattcttttaatttcttctcAAACCACACCAATATATAAGTGGTTGCAGGCAAAGAGGAACTAAAGCATTGTTTAATGATTAGATGTGTTTGTGTAAAGATATGCATtgtttggataaaaaaatctcCAAAATCAATCAACACCTGATCATTGGACATGTTGGAAGATAAATCCAAAACATTATAGATATTATAATGTCAACAAAAAGACATCAAATAAGTTGAGTGTAGAATATTCTTTCTTGCCCTTGTTTTAGGTAGAAAAAACCAACATATGTCTAAGTTTCTAGCCATTGCCACTATTTCAATAGACTCCAAAATCTCAGACTGCAAACGAAAAAGAAGATGTACTTTTCGCAACAAATAAATTACAAGTCCTTGatttttaataaacttttattagaCTTAGTAATGCATCTTCAAGATAGTGAACATAAATGGACACCAAATATTATCTACTTTAAAAGATATCAAGGTGTGTATAAATgagtaaatttaatttattaaataacagTGGAaacatatgtgctaggatatgtCCACATTGTCTCGCactgtattatttttatttggttaaattttataatataaagaaagtattttagaaattaatttattagtctctaaataataaaattaatcattgttttaattagaaactaatttaaaattaaattagtaagTAGTTAAATCTTGATAGTTAATTTTAGatataacttattttataaatttttattagtaataaaattattttagatattaatatttttttaatttataaaatagtactaaatttaactaatatattaattaattttttatctctaaattaattgatttttaatgattttttttctattgtttatacttatattaattttaactatgtatttttcaaataaaactgtttttctttaaaatttaaagtaagtTTCATCCCGTACAATTACACTTCTACTTtaataaacttaattttttttttctctttctcaccatagaatataatattataaacaaataaaaataaaaatataatttatataaatcaaATTGGAAATACATACGTATTTTTATCGTGTTATTCTATATTATCAAACTAAATTTAAttgttgttatatttttattatttacatattaatatatatatatatatatatatatatcacttttaatatatttttaatacataaagaaaattgaaatgtcaaagaaaataatttgaatCTTAAATAATTTTGGATACTCTAACTCATATAAAATCAATATACACAAAAGGCCAATCATAAAAAGCATGTTGCACATGTGTGTATATGATGCTCAATCCACAAAAAGAGCAAGACATTAGTAACTACAttaactcaaactaaaattaagaggtgaaaggataatacaaaaatatcatttctttgaggtgaaagGATAATACAAAAATATCATTTCTTTGATACAACAAAGTATGATTAACTTCATTAATCTATGGTTTCAATAAAGACTATGGCTAGGAATGACAAAGGGAGAAGGACTATGTTTTTTACCGTTTCAACAAAGactatgttttttaaattaaaattggtgGTAGTCaatgttttaaataaaactttatttacaataatttctttatatatcatttgattcattgaagtattgttgatatttactttattttgttaggCATTAAACATTCttttattagaatattaaagtttgattcaattttattattttttcttgcatttttatTGTTCAAAAAGTGATATCGAGGACTACAACTAAGTAAATAGattcaaaacagaaaaagaaaaaaaaatgaaaggtgGCGGGCTAGCCCACCAACCAACCCTACGATAGGCAGGTTAATAATTTCAACCCGTATAACCCTGGCGGACCAGTGACGTGTCATGTCAAAACGAAACGGGTTAGTCCATTTTGCCACCCCTAACTATGACATCATTTAAAGAAGCCCTCCCAACATTTAATGCATACCCATTTTGTTGTGTTATAGTTACACCAAAATGGTTTTGCAGGAGGAGGACATAACACTTTCCAAGAGCATGATGCACGATCCAAGAGGTCCTCCTACATAACCATGTAAAAATTCCCTAACCCTGCTCTGCAATACTTATACAAGCTAACACAATAGGAATTTCCAAAAATAATAGCAtaacaaaacttgacatgaaaGAGTTGTGTTAACCACCCTCAAAACCAAACTGAT encodes the following:
- the LOC137829702 gene encoding truncated basic helix-loop-helix protein A-like — protein: MAAPLGNRLQSMLQAAVQSVHWTYSLFWQLCPQQVILVWGDGYYNGAIKTRKTVQPMEVSAEEASLQRSQQLRELYESLSAGETNPPTRRPCAALSPEDLTESEWFYLMCVSFSFPPGVGLPGKAYARRQHVWLTGANEVDSKTFSRAILAKSARIQTVVCIPLLDGVVEFGTTDKVQEDLNFIHHVKTFFTDHHHPLPPKPALSEHSTSNPISSSDHNPAVMYTVADPPNPTQNDEMDEEEEEEDEEEEEEEEEEEEAESASEEETGGRIPGQVTTPEMEDVTGAEPSELMQLEMPEDIRVGSPNDGSNNLDSDFHLLAVSQGGSAAGQAESTLRWGPSQEALQVQLPASAPHLLEDLTQEDNHYSETVSNILQNQSSRWPTSPTSVGYITYSPHSAFAKWSSRASHLFQPAVDGPSQWLLKYILFTVPYLHAKNPADTSPQTAADPKLRGKGTPQDELSANHVLAERRRREKLNERFVILRSLVPFVTKMDKASILGDTIEYVKQLRRKIQELEARNRHTEAEHRSKLPEVTVQRTSSNSSKEQQRSGVTVMEKRKVRIVEGVAAKATAVEAEAATSVQVSIIESDALLEIECLHREGLLLDVMQMLREVRIEVIGVQSSLNNGVFMAELRAKVKEHANGKKVSIVEVKKALNRIIPHAVH